Proteins encoded in a region of the Tachyglossus aculeatus isolate mTacAcu1 chromosome 11, mTacAcu1.pri, whole genome shotgun sequence genome:
- the MRPL10 gene encoding 39S ribosomal protein L10, mitochondrial, with product MAAAAAAAAGKPWRRLLPRAGWLPTLQSVRHAKAVTRHRRVMHFERQKLMAVTEYIAPKPAIPPRCLPPPPKPPKEESGLVRLLRQELQEVFQKNRMIAICQNVNLSAEDKLLMRHQLRKHDIWMKVFPNEVLKPFLAESKFRVLLPLFVGHNMLLVSPEPKAREMLRILRTVPFLPLLGGCIDNTILSYQGFVKYSKLHPLSVFQGELVGGLGFPASQTHFMLQYQPLWLATLLDQYLRQQREGEAAGPTPGASPHEESGTADPEPARGS from the exons GCTGGCTGCCCACCCTCCAGAGCGTCCGCCACGCCAAGGCAGTGACCCGTCATCGCCGGGTGATGCACTTTGAGAGGCAGAAGCTGATGGCTGTGACTGAGTACATCGCCCCGAAACCCGCCATCCCCCCCAGGTGCCTGCCCCCACCACCTAAGCCCCCCAAAGAG gaGTCAGGCCTGGTCCGGCTGCTGCGGCAGGAACTGCAGGAGGTGTTCCAGAAAAACCGCATGATTGCCATCTGCCAGAATGTGAATCTGAGTGCCGAAGACAAGCTTCTCATGAGGCATCAGCTCCGGAAACACGACATCTGGATGAAGGTCTTCCCTAACGAG gtcCTCAAGCCCTTCCTGGCGGAATCCAAGTTCCGCGTGCTGCTGCCACTCTTCGTGGGCCACAATATGCTGCTGGTGAGCCCGGAGCCAAAGGCCAGAGAGATGCTACGGATCCTGAGGACTGTGCCCTTCCTGCCCCTGCTCG GAGGCTGCATCGACAACACCATCCTCAGCTATCAGGGCTTTGTTAAATACTCCAAGCTGCACCCCCTCTCCGTGTTTCAGGGCGAGCTGGTCGGGGGCCTGGGCTTCCCCGCTTCCCAGACGCACTTCATGTTGCAGTACCAACCCTTGTGGCTCGCCACCCTGTTGGATCAATACCTCAGGCAGCAGCGAGAAGGGGAGGCAGCCGGCCCCACCCCAGGGGCATCGCCCCACGAGGAGTCTGGCACTGCGGACCCCGAGCCGGCCAGAGGCTCGTAG